The Candidatus Rokuibacteriota bacterium genome contains the following window.
ACAAGCTGGTGATGACAAAAGGCACACGACCTAGTACACTTGCCACGTGAGGAGGTTCCGCTGGAACCCCGAGAAGAACGAAGCACTGAAGGCAGAACCGGGAATCTCATTTGAGCGGATCGTACTTGCCATCGAGGACGGCGATGTCTTGGATGTACTGCGGCATCCTAA
Protein-coding sequences here:
- a CDS encoding toxin, translating into MRRFRWNPEKNEALKAEPGISFERIVLAIEDGDVLDVLRHP